Proteins from a genomic interval of Patescibacteria group bacterium:
- a CDS encoding DUF4147 domain-containing protein yields MPKIIKNKSLLAKTRQRKIALEIVEAGLAAIQTEAVLSQKVKLVGNQLRINGRQFNLNDYQKIGFLGIGKCAFKSARFFEKLLKAKLCGGVVIDISGGRLKKIKSFIGSHPLPSAKNIVATKAAIRFVKSLDPEKDLLIMVISGGGSSLFFSPVGISLKDFQSLTLDLQKSKADIYKLNTVRKHLSLVKGGKLAKIIYPLKTIGLVFSDVIGDDLSFIASGPLVLDKTTNEQAKKVLQQYGLWQRYKGKIAEFSETPKDKKYFKNIQNFLILNNQTALQAMANKAKQLGLKPKILTDKLSCLNFNAFQAIRTRAKKFKNHNLFLAGGETKVNIIGKGKGGRNLEAALAGLVQIKPNELFLAFASDGIDNTDFAGGVSDTLALLEAKKLGLKIKEYLKDNDSYNFFKQIGDYLKTGPTGSNVSDLMLYYKTNRE; encoded by the coding sequence ATGCCCAAAATTATTAAAAATAAATCTTTATTAGCCAAAACAAGGCAGAGAAAAATTGCTTTGGAAATCGTTGAAGCCGGCTTAGCAGCAATTCAAACCGAAGCGGTCTTAAGCCAAAAAGTTAAGCTGGTTGGCAATCAGCTCCGAATCAATGGCCGGCAGTTCAATCTTAATGATTATCAGAAAATCGGATTTTTGGGGATAGGCAAATGCGCTTTTAAATCAGCCAGATTTTTTGAAAAGTTATTAAAGGCAAAACTTTGCGGCGGAGTGGTAATTGATATTAGCGGCGGCAGATTAAAAAAAATAAAGTCTTTTATTGGCAGCCACCCCTTGCCTTCGGCAAAAAACATTGTTGCGACTAAAGCGGCAATCAGGTTTGTTAAATCTTTGGATCCGGAAAAGGACTTGCTGATTATGGTTATTTCTGGCGGCGGCTCAAGCTTGTTTTTTTCTCCTGTTGGAATCAGCTTAAAAGATTTTCAAAGCCTGACTTTAGATCTGCAAAAGTCAAAAGCAGATATCTATAAACTCAACACGGTGAGAAAACATTTGTCTTTGGTTAAAGGCGGCAAATTAGCCAAAATAATCTATCCCTTAAAGACAATTGGTTTGGTTTTTTCCGATGTGATTGGCGATGACCTAAGCTTTATTGCTTCCGGGCCGCTAGTTTTGGATAAAACAACAAACGAGCAGGCAAAAAAAGTTCTTCAGCAATACGGCCTATGGCAGAGATACAAGGGCAAGATTGCCGAGTTTTCCGAGACGCCCAAGGATAAAAAGTATTTTAAGAATATTCAGAACTTTTTAATTCTCAATAACCAGACCGCGCTTCAAGCAATGGCGAACAAAGCCAAGCAATTAGGTTTAAAGCCGAAAATTTTAACTGACAAGCTTTCTTGTCTAAACTTTAATGCTTTTCAAGCAATCAGGACCAGAGCGAAAAAGTTCAAAAACCACAATCTGTTTTTAGCCGGAGGCGAAACTAAAGTTAATATTATCGGCAAAGGCAAAGGGGGAAGGAATCTGGAAGCGGCTTTGGCCGGTTTGGTTCAAATCAAGCCAAACGAGCTGTTTTTAGCTTTTGCTTCTGACGGAATTGACAATACTGATTTTGCCGGCGGGGTTAGCGACACTCTTGCTTTACTGGAAGCAAAGAAACTGGGTTTAAAGATTAAAGAATATTTAAAAGACAATGATTCTTATAATTTTTTCAAACAAATCGGAGACTATCTGAAAACCGGCCCAACCGGCAGCAATGTCTCAGATTTGATGCTATACTATAAGACTAATCGCGAATAA